In Cyclopterus lumpus isolate fCycLum1 chromosome 9, fCycLum1.pri, whole genome shotgun sequence, a single genomic region encodes these proteins:
- the mapk4 gene encoding mitogen-activated protein kinase 4 isoform X1 gives MARQDTPFFLHGFDLGGHFVDPRPLGTGVTGLVLSAVDQRTGQRVAIKKLVMRDAVTVKHAMREVKITRRLHHENVVRVHEVLAPYGRPLPRDPTQLSALYIFQECMETDLARLLEQGPLTTGHATLLFYQLLRGLKFIHSANVLHRDLKPANIFINTDQLLLKIGDFGLARIVDPHYSHKGYLSEGLVTKWYCSPRLLLSPNNYTKAIDMWAAGCILAEMLTGRMLFAGAHELEQMQLILDTVPVLREEDRQDLLQVMPSYVSHGWKVKKAFSELLPEVDAQGEQRELSSAVDFLERILTFNPMDRLTAEAALSHPFLQQYSCPEDEPTSSHPFRIEDELEDSLVTEQSLSNSNSQASSIHWERYENSLSTDVSWQQSGGRCHCMPPGRMTSDLGDTTEDEEVQRDPRASSTSLLEEAQVDPRKYSHSSSAERFMENSHSSLERACGLAYGELDCGRSCDYKVGSPSYLDKIAWREGKPQHYSEPKLILDLSQWKRNTGSLPVPAEPIGSSVEDLGEMNEKEIEEEEEEDTGDLFQEISRWVESTQSRLHSPSPSPSLEPRSCFTSSPPLPLSPTDLLTPGFHDTEVVRQPSDEYDEDRLSPLQPVVSSCHPLPSLLPTSPTSPLPPPSPQTVSPPNSPLFPSPESQPLSSTSSISQAVNDDSLESLPVKQKERLFDLDVFISRALKLCRQNKGKAEGKRGKEGGWREESKQPNINRMVARLPEHRTPPPQTPNS, from the exons ATGGCCAGACAGGACACCCCCTTCTTCCTCCATGGCTTTGACCTTGGTGGTCACTTTGTTGACCCTCGACCTCTTGGCACGGGTGTTACGGGCTTGGTTCTCTCAGCTGTGGACCAGCGCACCGGACAGCGCGTGGCAATCAAAAAGCTGGTGATGCGGGACGCTGTGACGGTGAAGCACGCCATGCGCGAGGTCAAAATCACCCGCCGGCTGCACCACGAAAATGTGGTGAGGGTCCATGAGGTTTTGGCGCCGTATGGACGACCACTGCCCAGAGACCCGACCCAGCTGAGTGCCCTGTACATCTTCCAGGAATGCATGGAGACAGACCTGGCTCGGCTGCTGGAACAGGGGCCACTAACCACAG GTCACGCCACCCTGCTGTTCTACCAGCTGCTGAGGGGACTGAAGTTCATCCACTCGGCCAACGTCTTGCACCGAGATCTGAAGCCTGCCAACATATTCATCAACACAGATCAACTGCTGCTCAAGATTGGAGACTTCGGTCTGGCCAGGATAGTCGACCCTCATTATTCTCATAAG GGCTATCTGTCCGAGGGTCTGGTGACTAAGTGGTATTGCTCCCCCCGTCTGCTCCTGTCCCCCAACAACTATACCAAGGCCATTGACATGTGGGCCGCTGGCTGCATCCTGGCTGAGATGCTCACCGGACGCATGCTGTTTGCAG GAGCTCACGAGCTGGAGCAGATGCAGCTGATTCTCGATACAGTGCCGGTGTTGAGAGAAGAGGACAGGCAGGACCTGCTACAG GTGATGCCTTCATATGTCAGTCATGGATGGAAAGTCAAGAAAGCCTTTTCTGAATTGCTTCCTGAAGTGGATGCTCAGGGTGAGCAGAGGGAATTGAGTAGTG CTGTGGACTTCCTTGAGCGTATCTTGACCTTTAACCCCATGGATCGGCTGACAGCTGAAGCGGCGCTATCCCACCCGTTCCTCCAGCAGTACTCCTGTCCGGAGGACGAACCCACCTCATCGCATCCCTTCCGCATCGAGGACGAACTGGAGGACAGCCTCGTCACCGAGCAGAGCctcagcaacagcaacagccaGGCCTCCAGCATCCATTGGGAGAG GTACGAGAACAGCTTATCAACAGATGTGTCCTGGCAGCAGTCAGGCGGGAGGTGCCACTGCATGCCGCCTGGCCGCATGACTTCTGACCTGGGAGACACcacagaggatgaggaggtgcaGAGAGACCCCCGGGCCAGTTCCACCTCACTGTTAGAGGAGGCACAG GTCGACCCACGTAAGTATTCCCACAGCAGCTCAGCAGAACGCTTCATGGAAAACTCTCACTCCTCTCTGGAACGGGCCTGTGGTTTGGCGTACGGGGAACTGGATTGTGGCCGCTCCTGTGACTACAAAGTGGGCTCTCCTTCGTATCTGGACAAAATTGCCTGGAGGGAGGGCAAGCCTCAACACTACTCAGAGCCTAAGCTGATCCTGGATCTCTCTCAATGGAAGCGTAACACTGGCAGCCTCCCTGTGCCTGCTGAGCCTATTGGTAGCAGCGTGGAGGACCTGGGAGAGATGAATGAGAAGGAaatagaagaggaggaagaggaggacacagggGATTTATTCCAGGAGATCTCTCGCTGGGTTGAGAGCACCCAGTCTCGCCTGCATTCACCCAGTCCCAGTCCTTCTTTAGAGCCACGTTCTtgcttcacctcctctccccctctccctctctccccaacTGACCTCCTAACTCCAGGCTTCCACGACACGGAAGTTGTGCGGCAACCGTCAGATGAATATGATGAAGACCGACTGAGCCCACTTCAGCCTGTGGTGTCTTCCTGTCatccccttccctcccttctgCCCACATCTCCCACCTCTCCGcttcctcctccgtcacctcAAACAGTGTCTCCCCCCAACTCGCCACTTTTTCCTTCCCCAGAGTCTCAACCCCTTTCCTCGACTTCCTCCATTTCTCAGGCTGTAAATGACGACTCCTtggagtcacttcctgtcaaacaAAAAGAGCGTCTGTTCGACCTGGACGTGTTCATATCCCGAGCGCTGAAACTGTGCAGGCAGAATAAGGGGAAAGCAGAGGgcaagagaggaaaggagggaggatggagggaagaaAGCAAACAGCCGAATATTAATCGAATGGTTGCCAGGCTTCCAGAGCACAGGACTCCACCACCACAGACTCCCAACTCTTGA
- the mapk4 gene encoding mitogen-activated protein kinase 4 isoform X2, giving the protein MARQDTPFFLHGFDLGGHFVDPRPLGTGVTGLVLSAVDQRTGQRVAIKKLVMRDAVTVKHAMREVKITRRLHHENVVRVHEVLAPYGRPLPRDPTQLSALYIFQECMETDLARLLEQGPLTTGHATLLFYQLLRGLKFIHSANVLHRDLKPANIFINTDQLLLKIGDFGLARIVDPHYSHKGYLSEGLVTKWYCSPRLLLSPNNYTKAIDMWAAGCILAEMLTGRMLFAGAHELEQMQLILDTVPVLREEDRQDLLQVMPSYVSHGWKVKKAFSELLPEVDAQAVDFLERILTFNPMDRLTAEAALSHPFLQQYSCPEDEPTSSHPFRIEDELEDSLVTEQSLSNSNSQASSIHWERYENSLSTDVSWQQSGGRCHCMPPGRMTSDLGDTTEDEEVQRDPRASSTSLLEEAQVDPRKYSHSSSAERFMENSHSSLERACGLAYGELDCGRSCDYKVGSPSYLDKIAWREGKPQHYSEPKLILDLSQWKRNTGSLPVPAEPIGSSVEDLGEMNEKEIEEEEEEDTGDLFQEISRWVESTQSRLHSPSPSPSLEPRSCFTSSPPLPLSPTDLLTPGFHDTEVVRQPSDEYDEDRLSPLQPVVSSCHPLPSLLPTSPTSPLPPPSPQTVSPPNSPLFPSPESQPLSSTSSISQAVNDDSLESLPVKQKERLFDLDVFISRALKLCRQNKGKAEGKRGKEGGWREESKQPNINRMVARLPEHRTPPPQTPNS; this is encoded by the exons ATGGCCAGACAGGACACCCCCTTCTTCCTCCATGGCTTTGACCTTGGTGGTCACTTTGTTGACCCTCGACCTCTTGGCACGGGTGTTACGGGCTTGGTTCTCTCAGCTGTGGACCAGCGCACCGGACAGCGCGTGGCAATCAAAAAGCTGGTGATGCGGGACGCTGTGACGGTGAAGCACGCCATGCGCGAGGTCAAAATCACCCGCCGGCTGCACCACGAAAATGTGGTGAGGGTCCATGAGGTTTTGGCGCCGTATGGACGACCACTGCCCAGAGACCCGACCCAGCTGAGTGCCCTGTACATCTTCCAGGAATGCATGGAGACAGACCTGGCTCGGCTGCTGGAACAGGGGCCACTAACCACAG GTCACGCCACCCTGCTGTTCTACCAGCTGCTGAGGGGACTGAAGTTCATCCACTCGGCCAACGTCTTGCACCGAGATCTGAAGCCTGCCAACATATTCATCAACACAGATCAACTGCTGCTCAAGATTGGAGACTTCGGTCTGGCCAGGATAGTCGACCCTCATTATTCTCATAAG GGCTATCTGTCCGAGGGTCTGGTGACTAAGTGGTATTGCTCCCCCCGTCTGCTCCTGTCCCCCAACAACTATACCAAGGCCATTGACATGTGGGCCGCTGGCTGCATCCTGGCTGAGATGCTCACCGGACGCATGCTGTTTGCAG GAGCTCACGAGCTGGAGCAGATGCAGCTGATTCTCGATACAGTGCCGGTGTTGAGAGAAGAGGACAGGCAGGACCTGCTACAG GTGATGCCTTCATATGTCAGTCATGGATGGAAAGTCAAGAAAGCCTTTTCTGAATTGCTTCCTGAAGTGGATGCTCAGG CTGTGGACTTCCTTGAGCGTATCTTGACCTTTAACCCCATGGATCGGCTGACAGCTGAAGCGGCGCTATCCCACCCGTTCCTCCAGCAGTACTCCTGTCCGGAGGACGAACCCACCTCATCGCATCCCTTCCGCATCGAGGACGAACTGGAGGACAGCCTCGTCACCGAGCAGAGCctcagcaacagcaacagccaGGCCTCCAGCATCCATTGGGAGAG GTACGAGAACAGCTTATCAACAGATGTGTCCTGGCAGCAGTCAGGCGGGAGGTGCCACTGCATGCCGCCTGGCCGCATGACTTCTGACCTGGGAGACACcacagaggatgaggaggtgcaGAGAGACCCCCGGGCCAGTTCCACCTCACTGTTAGAGGAGGCACAG GTCGACCCACGTAAGTATTCCCACAGCAGCTCAGCAGAACGCTTCATGGAAAACTCTCACTCCTCTCTGGAACGGGCCTGTGGTTTGGCGTACGGGGAACTGGATTGTGGCCGCTCCTGTGACTACAAAGTGGGCTCTCCTTCGTATCTGGACAAAATTGCCTGGAGGGAGGGCAAGCCTCAACACTACTCAGAGCCTAAGCTGATCCTGGATCTCTCTCAATGGAAGCGTAACACTGGCAGCCTCCCTGTGCCTGCTGAGCCTATTGGTAGCAGCGTGGAGGACCTGGGAGAGATGAATGAGAAGGAaatagaagaggaggaagaggaggacacagggGATTTATTCCAGGAGATCTCTCGCTGGGTTGAGAGCACCCAGTCTCGCCTGCATTCACCCAGTCCCAGTCCTTCTTTAGAGCCACGTTCTtgcttcacctcctctccccctctccctctctccccaacTGACCTCCTAACTCCAGGCTTCCACGACACGGAAGTTGTGCGGCAACCGTCAGATGAATATGATGAAGACCGACTGAGCCCACTTCAGCCTGTGGTGTCTTCCTGTCatccccttccctcccttctgCCCACATCTCCCACCTCTCCGcttcctcctccgtcacctcAAACAGTGTCTCCCCCCAACTCGCCACTTTTTCCTTCCCCAGAGTCTCAACCCCTTTCCTCGACTTCCTCCATTTCTCAGGCTGTAAATGACGACTCCTtggagtcacttcctgtcaaacaAAAAGAGCGTCTGTTCGACCTGGACGTGTTCATATCCCGAGCGCTGAAACTGTGCAGGCAGAATAAGGGGAAAGCAGAGGgcaagagaggaaaggagggaggatggagggaagaaAGCAAACAGCCGAATATTAATCGAATGGTTGCCAGGCTTCCAGAGCACAGGACTCCACCACCACAGACTCCCAACTCTTGA
- the tspan36 gene encoding tetraspanin 36 — MDCGIFTSKTVLLFLSLVFWGAGAALAYVGAYVIKSYDNFDSFIQDKYTLVPAAIIIGVSVVMFIFGLVGCCATLRESKVGLSFFFLIIMGIFAAEVAALVFSFIYQGKINADLERSMNDVFMKYDEQGSETKAVDYLQTQLECCGVMNYTSWANTTWFRSNNNTVPVSCCKNSTQCTRRLDQPDQLNMQGCEVKLDRLLQGVLGYAMLVILGFAIIKFFGMLSVCVITCKAGSRRIGYQPLYA, encoded by the exons ATGGACTGCGGGATTTTCACGTCCAAgaccgtcctcctcttcctcagcctgGTGTTCTGG GGTGCAGGAGCGGCGTTGGCCTACGTCGGTGCCTATGTGATCAAGAGCTATGACAACTTTGACAGTTTCATTCAGGACAAGTACACACTGGTCCCAGCAGCCATCATCATTGGCGTCAGCGTGGTGATGTTCATCTTTGGTCTGGTGGGATGCTGCGCCACACTGCGGGAGTCCAAAGTCGGCCTCAGCTTC TTCTTTTTGATCATCATGGGGATCTTTGCAGCTGAAGTGGCAGCTCTGGTGTTTAGCTTCATCTATCAAGGCAAG ATAAACGCAGACCTGGAGCGCTCAATGAATGATGTCTTCATGAAGTATGACGAACAGGGCTCTGAGACCAAAGCTGTTGACTACCTGCAGACTCAG TTGGAGTGCTGTGGTGTCATGAATTACACCAGCTGGGCCAACACCACCTGGTttagaagcaacaacaacaccgtgCCTGTGTCCTGCTGTAAAAACAGCACTCAGTGCACTCGCAGACTGGACCAACCGGACCAGCTTAACATGCAG GGTTGTGAGGTGAAGCTGGATCGCCTCCTACAGGGTGTGTTGGGCTACGCCATGCTGGTCATTCTGGGCTTCGCCATCATCAAG TTCTTTGGGAtgctgagcgtgtgtgtgatcACCTGTAAAGCCGGCAGCCGGAGGATCGGCTACCAGCCTCTGTATGCCTGA